Proteins encoded in a region of the Brevundimonas vesicularis genome:
- the rpsD gene encoding 30S ribosomal protein S4, producing the protein MSKRHSAKYKIDRAMGENLWGRAKSPVNKRSYGPGQHGQRRKSKVSDFGLQLKAKQKLKGYYGNITEKQFAKTYDEAARRKGNTSENLIGLLESRLDAVVYRAKFVPTVWAARQFVSHGHVLVNGKKVDIASYRVKPEDVVTVKEKSRNMALVLEAQQSSERDVPDYLELSDRSFSVRYVRVPELSDVPYAVKMEPNLVVEYYAS; encoded by the coding sequence ATGTCCAAGCGCCACAGCGCCAAGTACAAGATCGACCGGGCCATGGGTGAGAACCTGTGGGGCCGCGCCAAGTCGCCGGTCAACAAGCGTTCTTACGGTCCCGGCCAGCACGGCCAGCGTCGCAAGTCCAAGGTCTCGGACTTCGGTCTGCAACTGAAGGCCAAGCAGAAGCTGAAGGGCTACTACGGCAACATCACCGAGAAGCAGTTCGCCAAGACCTATGACGAGGCCGCGCGTCGCAAGGGCAACACCTCGGAAAACCTGATCGGTCTGCTGGAATCGCGCCTGGACGCCGTCGTCTACCGCGCCAAGTTCGTCCCGACCGTCTGGGCCGCCCGCCAGTTCGTCAGCCACGGCCACGTCCTGGTCAACGGCAAGAAGGTCGACATCGCCTCCTACCGCGTGAAGCCGGAAGACGTCGTCACCGTGAAGGAAAAGTCGCGCAACATGGCTCTGGTGCTCGAAGCCCAGCAGTCGTCGGAACGCGACGTGCCGGATTACCTGGAACTGTCGGACCGCTCGTTCTCGGTTCGCTACGTCCGCGTGCCGGAACTGTCGGACGTGCCGTACGCCGTGAAGATGGAACCGAACCTGGTCGTCGAATACTACGCTTCGTAA
- a CDS encoding MBL fold metallo-hydrolase has translation MRMMMTGAAFAALMLAACNPQANGQKSGDPAPPNPTQTVAAPAEKPVYRFKIGALDAIALFDGENPVKNDNQTFGVGLTPQAVAAPLTAAGQPADPIMLEIHPLLVRNGARTMLFDTGLGEGKGQLMDSLQKAGVDPASITDVLISHVHPDHVGGLIRNGGLAFPNAAIRMSQAEWASIRANPELADLMRIITPKVQAFEPGGEVAPGVQSQDTAGHTPGHVAYLIADGQNQLLYTGDLMHHWILSVEHPDWKVGYDDDQAAGLKARLDEVTALRNSGAHIYAYHFPFPGLGKVATREGRAMFISEAQSAKD, from the coding sequence AACGGGCAGAAGTCCGGCGATCCCGCGCCGCCCAACCCCACCCAGACCGTCGCGGCCCCGGCCGAGAAGCCGGTCTATCGTTTCAAGATCGGCGCGCTGGACGCCATCGCCCTGTTCGATGGCGAGAACCCGGTCAAGAACGACAACCAGACCTTCGGCGTCGGCCTGACGCCGCAGGCGGTCGCCGCGCCCCTGACTGCCGCCGGACAGCCGGCCGATCCGATCATGCTGGAAATCCATCCGCTTCTGGTCAGGAACGGCGCCCGCACGATGCTGTTCGACACGGGCCTGGGCGAGGGCAAGGGCCAGTTGATGGACAGCCTGCAAAAGGCGGGCGTCGATCCGGCCTCGATCACCGACGTGCTGATCTCGCACGTCCACCCTGACCATGTCGGCGGCCTGATCCGCAACGGCGGCCTGGCCTTCCCCAATGCGGCGATCCGGATGTCGCAGGCGGAGTGGGCGTCCATCCGCGCCAATCCCGAACTGGCCGATCTGATGCGGATCATCACGCCCAAGGTCCAGGCTTTCGAGCCGGGCGGCGAGGTCGCGCCGGGCGTCCAATCCCAGGACACGGCCGGCCATACGCCGGGCCACGTCGCCTATCTGATCGCCGACGGCCAGAACCAGCTGCTCTACACCGGCGACCTGATGCATCACTGGATCCTGTCGGTCGAACATCCGGACTGGAAGGTCGGCTATGACGACGATCAGGCGGCAGGCCTGAAGGCGCGGCTGGACGAGGTGACGGCGCTGCGCAATTCCGGCGCCCACATCTACGCCTATCACTTCCCCTTCCCGGGCCTGGGCAAGGTCGCGACCCGCGAAGGCCGGGCGATGTTCATCTCCGAAGCCCAGTCCGCGAAGGATTAG